Proteins from one Flammeovirgaceae bacterium genomic window:
- a CDS encoding metal-dependent hydrolase — protein sequence MDSLTHIALGACIGELYAGRQLGKKALVAGAVAQSVPDIDFVASFWLTPANDLLAHRGFTHSLLFVALTAYPLALMVSRWRWFPHMRTRTWTGFILTELLVHIFLDAFNAYGTAWFEPFSHYRVSFHSLFVADPFFSIPLGIGALLLAWLPTQHMARKKWARNAIIISVIYLAYGLANKLMVMGAVEKSFGAQEISYKRYFATPTPGNVWLWYIVAETEGGFYIGYRSVFDSQNTIPFWYFNRNEAVLAPVAGHEDVQHLIRFSEGYYIVSEYNGNLVFNDLRFGQMLGWEDPTAPFVFYYYLQRPNDNDLLIQRGRFARWDFASALSFLHRIKGA from the coding sequence TTGGACTCCCTTACACATATCGCACTGGGCGCCTGCATAGGCGAACTGTACGCAGGCAGGCAGTTGGGCAAAAAAGCCCTTGTAGCGGGGGCAGTTGCCCAATCGGTTCCGGACATCGACTTTGTGGCGTCTTTTTGGCTCACCCCGGCCAATGACCTGCTGGCACACCGGGGCTTTACCCATTCCCTTTTGTTTGTTGCGCTCACCGCCTATCCCCTCGCCCTGATGGTTTCGCGGTGGCGATGGTTTCCCCACATGCGCACCCGCACATGGACGGGCTTCATTTTGACCGAACTGCTGGTGCACATCTTTTTGGATGCCTTCAATGCATACGGCACTGCCTGGTTTGAACCCTTCAGCCACTACCGCGTGTCGTTTCATTCCCTCTTTGTGGCAGACCCCTTCTTCTCCATCCCGCTGGGGATAGGCGCCCTGCTGTTGGCATGGCTCCCAACCCAGCACATGGCCAGGAAAAAGTGGGCCAGGAATGCCATAATCATCAGCGTCATATACCTGGCCTACGGACTGGCCAACAAGCTTATGGTAATGGGCGCGGTGGAAAAAAGTTTTGGTGCACAAGAAATTTCCTACAAACGGTATTTTGCCACGCCCACCCCGGGGAACGTGTGGCTATGGTACATCGTGGCGGAAACGGAAGGCGGCTTTTACATAGGCTACCGGTCCGTGTTCGACTCCCAAAACACCATTCCTTTTTGGTATTTCAACAGGAACGAGGCCGTATTGGCCCCCGTTGCCGGCCATGAAGACGTGCAACACTTAATACGGTTTTCCGAAGGCTACTATATAGTATCGGAATACAACGGCAACCTCGTGTTCAACGACCTTCGCTTTGGGCAGATGCTGGGGTGGGAGGACCCCACTGCCCCTTTTGTATTTTATTATTACCTACAGCGCCCCAACGATAACGATTTGTTGATCCAACGAGGGCGCTTTGCCCGTTGGGATTTTGCTTCGGCACTTTCCTTTCTCCACAGGATAAAAGGGGCGTGA
- a CDS encoding universal stress protein, which produces MTILVPTDFSKHSKTAALYAARLAKKIGAELVLLNVVYGQASSRAMMVTPKLEAEMKKIANNELDRLVQGIKTEIKGKLDISVRLLTGFPVTNVVQRFLRQAKVDLVIMGTQGATGLQKVFIGSNAAAMIQDAVVPVVIVPQNAAFKSLKKIVYATDLDNMENELSAVCQFAKPFNATIDVVHVAAEDAPTKFDLKQMKSELARKMKYEKISFHLSKNDDVAEAIDRFIIAKKADMLVMFTHKLNFFEKLFSRSVTRKLAFHSYVPMLTFNKANLAGKKK; this is translated from the coding sequence ATGACCATACTTGTTCCCACCGACTTCTCCAAACATTCAAAAACCGCTGCTTTGTATGCCGCCAGGCTGGCCAAAAAAATTGGTGCAGAACTGGTGCTCCTCAATGTAGTGTATGGGCAGGCTTCTTCCCGCGCCATGATGGTAACGCCAAAGCTTGAGGCCGAAATGAAAAAAATTGCCAACAACGAGCTCGACCGTTTGGTTCAGGGGATAAAAACGGAAATAAAAGGGAAGCTGGACATATCCGTTCGCCTGCTCACCGGGTTTCCCGTAACCAATGTGGTCCAGCGGTTCCTCAGGCAGGCCAAAGTGGATTTGGTAATCATGGGCACACAAGGTGCCACCGGTCTTCAAAAAGTATTTATCGGAAGCAATGCCGCGGCCATGATCCAGGATGCCGTGGTCCCGGTGGTAATCGTGCCTCAAAATGCCGCTTTCAAAAGCTTAAAGAAAATAGTGTATGCCACTGACCTCGACAACATGGAAAATGAACTGTCTGCGGTATGCCAGTTTGCAAAGCCCTTCAATGCCACCATCGATGTAGTGCATGTGGCCGCGGAGGACGCCCCAACAAAATTCGACCTCAAACAGATGAAATCGGAACTGGCCAGGAAAATGAAATATGAAAAAATATCATTTCACCTTTCCAAAAACGATGATGTGGCCGAAGCCATAGACCGGTTTATCATCGCTAAAAAAGCCGATATGCTGGTGATGTTCACGCACAAACTCAACTTCTTCGAGAAGCTTTTTAGCCGGAGCGTGACAAGGAAGCTCGCCTTCCATTCGTATGTCCCCATGCTCACCTTCAATAAAGCAAACCTGGCGGGGAAAAAGAAATAG
- a CDS encoding universal stress protein, with protein MNRILVPTDFSECANAAAEVAMRLAKQSGAEIHFLHLAVDMGSPSHVPGTPVQAGNGRMGVLRDNLDQLVKAAEADGIRARHDLVMGTGHERVPDYILPKKIDFLVMGSHGATGIREMVIGSKTRYVIRHVKVPTLVVKEMPENEGFGHIVFASSFKKDMTSQLRVVVSFSRLWGSRLHLLFINAQGHPIEGKVARLTMSRQMEGFPNIDYTMNVIETNDKEFGITRFSTGIGADMIAVAMEDKGLLGRLFNPGVAERLINRSALPVLVVR; from the coding sequence ATGAACAGGATACTGGTGCCAACGGATTTTTCGGAATGTGCCAATGCGGCCGCGGAGGTGGCCATGCGGCTGGCCAAGCAAAGTGGTGCGGAAATACATTTCCTTCACCTGGCTGTCGATATGGGCTCCCCTTCCCACGTTCCGGGCACACCCGTGCAGGCGGGAAATGGCCGAATGGGGGTGTTGCGCGACAACCTTGACCAACTGGTGAAGGCCGCGGAAGCGGACGGCATCCGCGCCAGGCATGACCTTGTAATGGGGACCGGGCACGAACGGGTCCCGGATTACATCCTTCCCAAAAAGATAGATTTCCTGGTGATGGGCTCCCATGGGGCCACCGGCATCAGGGAAATGGTCATTGGCTCAAAAACCCGGTACGTTATCCGTCATGTAAAGGTACCCACCCTGGTGGTAAAGGAAATGCCGGAAAACGAAGGGTTTGGCCACATTGTTTTTGCTTCTTCTTTTAAAAAGGACATGACAAGCCAATTGCGCGTTGTGGTTTCTTTCTCAAGGCTATGGGGCTCAAGGCTGCACTTGTTGTTCATCAATGCACAAGGCCACCCTATTGAAGGGAAGGTGGCCCGTTTGACGATGTCAAGGCAAATGGAGGGTTTTCCCAATATAGACTATACGATGAACGTCATTGAGACCAATGATAAGGAATTTGGGATAACCCGTTTCTCAACTGGGATAGGGGCAGATATGATTGCCGTGGCAATGGAGGACAAAGGCCTGTTGGGCCGCCTGTTCAACCCAGGCGTTGCAGAACGGTTGATCAACCGTTCTGCGTTGCCCGTGTTGGTCGTCAGGTAA
- a CDS encoding ribosome-associated translation inhibitor RaiA — protein sequence MQILIKSVQIDLQPQLEGFIRDKVGSLEKFNDRIVRAHVTLSVEQGNSPQNKSCEILLSLPGEDPFLKKTGASFEEAIAGATSAMEELLRRKKVR from the coding sequence ATGCAAATACTTATAAAGTCGGTACAAATTGATTTACAGCCACAGTTGGAAGGTTTTATCCGCGATAAAGTAGGCAGCTTGGAAAAATTCAACGATAGGATTGTGCGTGCCCATGTCACGCTTTCTGTCGAGCAGGGCAACAGTCCACAGAACAAGTCCTGTGAAATTTTATTGTCGCTGCCCGGGGAAGACCCGTTTTTGAAGAAAACCGGGGCCAGTTTTGAAGAGGCCATTGCAGGGGCCACTTCGGCCATGGAAGAGTTGCTCCGAAGGAAGAAAGTGCGGTGA
- a CDS encoding DUF302 domain-containing protein translates to MDYHYSKKTGTSFDDTIRHVTDNLQKEGFGVLTTIDVKATLKKKLDVDFRNYQILGACNPKFAHQALTLEPTIGVMLPCNIAVQENENGEVVISAINPMETMAKSIKNEKLNDVAMEVGTRLRRAVDACP, encoded by the coding sequence ATGGACTACCATTATTCAAAAAAAACGGGCACATCATTTGATGACACCATCAGGCACGTCACCGACAACCTTCAAAAAGAAGGTTTTGGGGTGCTCACTACCATTGACGTAAAGGCCACGTTAAAGAAAAAACTGGATGTGGATTTCAGGAACTACCAAATCCTGGGGGCATGCAACCCCAAGTTTGCCCATCAGGCACTTACCCTCGAACCTACCATTGGCGTAATGCTGCCGTGCAACATTGCCGTGCAGGAAAACGAAAATGGCGAGGTGGTCATATCGGCCATTAACCCCATGGAAACGATGGCCAAAAGCATTAAGAACGAGAAGCTCAATGATGTGGCCATGGAGGTGGGCACACGGCTAAGGCGGGCCGTTGATGCCTGCCCATAG
- a CDS encoding response regulator yields the protein MKNILIIEDNLEVRENTAEILELAGYKVFTAENGKVGVEVAIDEKPDLIVCDIMMPVLDGYGVLHLLGKNPDTATIPFIFLTAKAEKSDYQKGMEMGADGYISKPFDDTELLNAIETRLKKSEMLKQAFSHGQMAMNEFIDSVKSSTNIKLLSDSYEVAKFKKKHVLYTEEGYPRNLYFVKSGKVKTYKINEEGKELIIEISSTGDFVGYTPILEDTLYKETAEILEDAELMAIPREDFVKLISYDSQVAGQFIKLLAKNIHEKEDRLLSLAYNSVRKRVASGLIEISDKFKNQAQGDARIKISRDDLARIVGTATESLIRTLSDFKSEKLIDIESGKILILQEARLRNLSN from the coding sequence ATGAAGAACATTCTGATCATCGAGGATAATTTGGAGGTAAGGGAAAACACCGCAGAAATCCTTGAGCTGGCCGGTTATAAGGTGTTTACCGCGGAGAATGGCAAGGTTGGGGTGGAAGTGGCCATCGATGAAAAGCCCGACCTTATTGTATGCGACATAATGATGCCGGTGCTGGATGGGTATGGGGTGCTCCACCTGCTGGGCAAAAACCCCGATACCGCCACCATCCCTTTCATTTTCCTTACCGCCAAGGCCGAAAAAAGCGACTACCAAAAAGGCATGGAAATGGGTGCCGATGGGTACATCTCCAAACCTTTTGACGATACCGAGCTCCTTAACGCCATCGAGACCCGGCTGAAAAAAAGTGAAATGCTCAAGCAGGCATTTTCCCATGGGCAGATGGCCATGAACGAATTCATTGACTCCGTCAAGTCCAGCACCAATATCAAATTGTTGTCGGATAGTTACGAGGTGGCAAAGTTTAAAAAGAAGCATGTGCTGTACACCGAAGAGGGGTACCCCCGCAACCTGTATTTTGTCAAGTCGGGAAAAGTAAAAACCTATAAAATCAATGAAGAGGGCAAAGAGCTGATCATTGAAATAAGCAGTACGGGCGATTTTGTGGGGTACACGCCTATACTGGAAGACACCCTTTACAAGGAAACGGCCGAGATATTGGAAGATGCCGAATTGATGGCCATTCCACGGGAGGATTTTGTAAAATTGATCAGCTACGACAGCCAGGTGGCTGGGCAGTTTATCAAATTACTGGCCAAAAACATTCATGAAAAAGAGGACAGGTTGTTGAGCCTGGCCTACAATTCCGTGCGGAAACGCGTGGCATCCGGGCTGATCGAGATATCCGACAAGTTCAAAAACCAGGCGCAGGGGGATGCCCGGATAAAAATATCGCGCGATGACCTGGCCAGGATCGTGGGCACGGCCACCGAATCGTTGATCAGGACGCTCAGTGATTTCAAAAGCGAGAAATTAATTGACATTGAGTCCGGGAAGATACTTATCCTTCAGGAGGCCAGGCTGAGGAATTTGTCAAACTGA
- a CDS encoding SusD/RagB family nutrient-binding outer membrane lipoprotein, with the protein MKKILSIFSVLVMLSCTDDVLNINDNPNLAKEADLNLLLTGAEVTAGFWTNRTANEDAMILARQLYRLAPSQYNIGPDNINNDFNGLYSQVLKEFQRVIDQGTEAGKMGLVGIAQVYKAYIFGLMVDLWGDIPYSDALNGETNISPQFEDDKAIYDKLLLLLDEAKGNLDTGLANSEVVAGDVVMGGSLAAYKKVANTVKLRLLLNLRLTEPGRATTEINALVAANDFIDENAENFVFRYGTSISPLNQNPLYQQDYTGSGNKTFYMDNYFMYKLHSRNDPRIRYYINRQGDNSELDFETTPCSNRTDCTYAGLLLNDPTADGLIGRDHGDPSGIPSDNTIRASWGVYPVGGIYDDGSKKDAVLGAGANGGGIMPWLLAANTKFMLAEAALQLGTPGDPEVLFTEGMDLSIEYVYNLGSQLAPNAPAPNDAGIQAAKTAYVNNRVAEYQAASNNGKLNLIIEEKFAAQFGNGFDSYTDFRRTGSPNDVPLSLVPLAPFLTRFPYGRSELVTNPNAPDPAPLNSEKVFWDN; encoded by the coding sequence ATGAAAAAGATACTATCGATATTTTCGGTATTGGTCATGCTTTCCTGTACGGATGACGTGCTCAATATCAATGACAACCCCAACCTGGCCAAGGAAGCAGACCTGAACCTGCTGTTGACCGGGGCAGAGGTGACGGCCGGGTTTTGGACCAACAGGACGGCCAATGAAGATGCCATGATATTGGCCCGGCAGTTGTATAGGTTGGCGCCCAGCCAGTATAATATTGGCCCCGACAACATCAACAATGACTTCAACGGTCTCTACTCCCAGGTGCTTAAGGAATTTCAACGTGTCATAGACCAAGGCACGGAAGCAGGGAAGATGGGGCTTGTGGGGATCGCCCAGGTGTACAAGGCGTATATCTTTGGCCTCATGGTGGATTTGTGGGGCGACATCCCCTATTCGGATGCATTGAATGGGGAAACCAATATCAGCCCGCAGTTTGAAGACGACAAGGCGATCTACGATAAGTTGCTCCTGTTGTTGGATGAGGCAAAGGGAAACCTGGATACGGGCTTGGCCAACAGTGAAGTGGTGGCCGGAGACGTGGTGATGGGCGGAAGCCTGGCCGCTTACAAGAAGGTGGCCAACACCGTAAAGTTGAGGTTGTTGCTCAACCTTCGGCTTACCGAGCCTGGAAGGGCCACCACGGAAATCAATGCGCTGGTGGCAGCGAATGATTTCATTGACGAGAACGCTGAAAATTTTGTTTTCAGATATGGAACGTCCATCTCGCCACTGAACCAAAACCCGCTTTACCAGCAGGATTATACTGGTTCCGGGAACAAGACCTTTTACATGGACAACTACTTTATGTACAAACTGCACAGCAGGAATGATCCACGTATCAGGTATTATATCAACAGGCAGGGGGACAATTCGGAATTGGATTTTGAGACGACCCCATGTTCCAACCGGACCGATTGCACCTATGCAGGTTTGCTTTTGAACGACCCAACGGCCGATGGGCTAATCGGGCGTGACCATGGCGACCCATCAGGTATCCCCAGCGACAATACCATAAGGGCATCCTGGGGCGTCTATCCCGTGGGTGGCATTTATGACGATGGTTCCAAAAAAGATGCGGTTTTGGGGGCTGGTGCCAATGGCGGTGGAATAATGCCTTGGCTCCTTGCCGCCAACACAAAATTCATGCTGGCAGAGGCCGCCCTCCAGTTGGGGACCCCGGGCGATCCGGAGGTACTTTTCACGGAGGGCATGGACCTGTCCATTGAATATGTTTATAACCTGGGAAGCCAACTGGCACCGAATGCCCCTGCGCCCAATGACGCGGGCATACAGGCGGCCAAAACGGCTTATGTCAATAACCGCGTGGCGGAGTATCAGGCCGCCTCCAACAACGGCAAGCTTAACCTCATCATTGAGGAAAAATTTGCCGCGCAGTTTGGGAATGGTTTTGACTCCTATACCGATTTCAGGAGGACAGGATCGCCCAACGACGTGCCGCTGTCATTGGTGCCCCTGGCCCCGTTTTTAACACGGTTTCCTTATGGGAGAAGCGAGTTGGTGACCAACCCAAATGCACCCGACCCAGCGCCCCTTAATTCGGAAAAGGTTTTCTGGGACAACTAA
- a CDS encoding SusC/RagA family TonB-linked outer membrane protein translates to MKKFLLLCFSLAFVLNAWAQERVVSGKVTAAEDGTTLPGVNVVLKGTTTGTVTDVDGNYRLGVPASGGTLVFSFIGLQTQEVAIGERSIIDVQMGMDVQQLTEVVVTAVGIERERKALGYAVSELGGDKIRQKSEPDIVRSLQGKVAGVNIIGAGGAVGEGTNITIRGNSSLLGNNQPLFVVDGVPFDNSTYTTGSFTSRTTASNRSFDLDPNNIESMTVLKGAAAAALYGSRAANGVIVVTTKSGSGKATKKGLEITLTSGFSAEQVANLPEYQTRYVQGNNFKYVDGNFGTWGASFDPNQPEWQLPINANLIKSIDPATGQPWVAHPYDRYTNPSATPFFGQKYVGDSVLLIPHNTPKDFFRTGNVFETGLSVSGGNETGNITAGVSRSSNEGITPHNTGTRTSVNIGGNMKLDNGLYVGGSASYVRNELTSPPSAGLFTGGTSVTERLLYTPPNVDVKGLPSEDPQGNSAFYRPDNDNPYFLTDHAPQKSNVDRYFGNLYFGYDITDWLNVTLKGGFNSYSQQNFGVLPISTNITPTGQITDDRISNREMDYNLIFTATKDLSADFNLKAIVGGNLNKRTTERQAYQGTGIIVRGLNDLDNTQSVLPFGGGITERGYEALFTDLTFGYRDYLFLNLTGRNDWTSTLPVDQRSYFYGGASTSFIFTDAFDVANNWLSYGKLRAGIARVGNDTQAYLTQQVNFFTNNSLGNNVAAYGFPYTSGAPGSPAFNVQSIGGALGNPELTPEFTTEWEVGTDLRFLNNRLGLELTYYNRSSTDQIVSIPIPRSSGFDSKTVNIGEVTNSGWEAALDITPLQFSNGFRWNIYSVFTRNRNEVVELTNGLDEVFVNGFGNSVQVVHAAGQPYGQIKGQTAERDDAGNLLVDPSTGKLIIGNDLEFIGDPNPDYQIGVTNTFSFKGISLNFLIDYRHGGDMYSGTYNQLYGRGLTQGTIPDGPNGRRITLVIPGVIGDPLTQKAVLDENGNTIPNGTQLTVNDWFFINTFGSAGGDEFSVFDASTIRLREVSLGYDLPKSLLSRTPFGSASITFTGRNLWYKALNFPSDLNFDPETNSLGAGNVIGLNPNQSGNSQGVDFGVIPTTKRFGVNLKLTF, encoded by the coding sequence ATGAAGAAGTTTTTACTGTTATGTTTTTCGCTCGCTTTTGTGCTCAATGCCTGGGCACAGGAACGGGTGGTTTCAGGGAAGGTGACGGCTGCCGAGGATGGTACCACCTTGCCTGGCGTGAACGTAGTGCTCAAGGGCACCACGACTGGAACGGTTACCGATGTAGACGGTAACTACCGATTAGGTGTGCCGGCTTCCGGTGGCACATTGGTGTTTTCGTTTATCGGATTGCAGACACAGGAGGTTGCCATCGGGGAACGTTCAATAATAGACGTGCAGATGGGCATGGACGTGCAGCAGCTTACCGAGGTGGTGGTGACGGCCGTGGGCATTGAACGGGAAAGAAAAGCGTTGGGCTATGCCGTGTCCGAACTGGGCGGTGACAAGATCCGCCAGAAGTCCGAACCAGACATCGTAAGGAGTTTACAGGGCAAAGTGGCCGGTGTAAACATCATTGGGGCCGGTGGCGCAGTGGGGGAAGGCACCAACATCACCATTAGGGGCAATTCTTCCCTGCTGGGGAACAACCAGCCCCTCTTTGTGGTGGACGGGGTCCCCTTTGACAACAGCACCTATACGACCGGCTCTTTTACCAGCCGGACCACGGCATCCAACCGCTCCTTTGACCTTGACCCCAACAATATTGAATCGATGACCGTGTTGAAAGGGGCCGCGGCCGCGGCACTTTATGGGTCGCGTGCGGCCAACGGTGTGATTGTGGTGACCACCAAGTCGGGTAGCGGAAAAGCAACCAAGAAGGGGCTCGAAATAACATTGACTTCCGGGTTTTCCGCAGAGCAGGTGGCCAACCTGCCCGAATATCAAACCCGCTACGTGCAGGGCAACAACTTTAAGTATGTGGATGGCAACTTTGGTACCTGGGGCGCCTCGTTTGACCCCAACCAGCCCGAGTGGCAACTGCCCATTAATGCCAACCTTATCAAAAGCATTGACCCTGCCACTGGGCAGCCCTGGGTGGCACACCCCTACGACCGTTACACCAATCCTAGTGCTACTCCCTTTTTTGGGCAAAAATATGTGGGCGACTCTGTGTTGCTCATTCCCCACAACACACCTAAGGATTTTTTCAGGACGGGGAATGTGTTTGAAACCGGCCTGAGTGTTTCCGGTGGCAACGAGACCGGGAACATCACGGCAGGTGTTTCCCGTTCCAGCAATGAGGGGATTACCCCCCACAATACCGGGACCCGGACAAGCGTGAACATTGGTGGGAACATGAAGCTGGACAATGGGCTTTATGTGGGCGGTAGTGCCAGCTATGTGAGAAATGAACTGACCTCGCCACCATCTGCAGGCCTTTTCACGGGCGGGACTTCCGTTACGGAACGCCTATTGTACACCCCGCCCAACGTGGACGTAAAAGGGCTGCCCAGTGAAGACCCCCAAGGAAACTCCGCTTTTTACAGGCCCGACAATGACAACCCGTATTTCCTTACGGATCATGCCCCTCAAAAATCCAATGTGGACAGGTATTTTGGGAACCTTTATTTTGGTTACGACATCACCGATTGGTTGAACGTGACCCTGAAGGGCGGGTTTAATTCCTATAGCCAGCAAAATTTTGGCGTCCTTCCCATCTCTACCAACATCACGCCAACGGGGCAGATCACGGACGACAGGATATCCAATCGCGAGATGGACTACAACCTGATTTTTACGGCCACCAAGGACCTGTCTGCCGACTTTAATTTAAAAGCCATAGTGGGCGGGAACCTGAACAAAAGGACCACGGAACGCCAGGCCTACCAGGGCACCGGCATAATCGTGAGGGGCCTCAACGACCTGGACAATACCCAAAGTGTATTGCCGTTTGGCGGGGGCATCACGGAGCGTGGTTACGAAGCCTTGTTCACCGACCTTACCTTTGGTTATAGGGATTACCTGTTTTTGAACCTGACCGGGCGCAATGACTGGACATCCACACTGCCAGTTGACCAAAGAAGCTATTTCTATGGAGGGGCCAGTACATCCTTTATTTTTACCGATGCCTTTGACGTGGCCAACAACTGGTTGAGTTATGGCAAGCTGCGCGCAGGGATCGCCAGGGTGGGAAATGATACTCAGGCTTACCTGACACAACAGGTTAATTTTTTCACCAACAATTCCCTTGGCAACAATGTGGCAGCCTACGGGTTCCCCTACACCTCGGGCGCGCCCGGATCGCCCGCATTCAACGTGCAGAGCATCGGGGGCGCCCTGGGCAACCCCGAGTTGACCCCTGAGTTTACCACCGAATGGGAGGTAGGTACCGACCTGAGGTTTTTGAACAACCGGCTTGGATTGGAACTGACCTACTACAACAGAAGCTCCACAGACCAGATTGTTTCCATTCCCATCCCGCGATCTTCCGGTTTTGATTCCAAAACCGTCAATATAGGGGAGGTGACCAACAGCGGATGGGAAGCCGCCCTGGATATTACACCATTGCAGTTCAGCAACGGGTTCCGATGGAACATTTATTCCGTCTTTACCCGTAACCGGAATGAGGTGGTGGAATTGACCAATGGATTGGACGAAGTGTTTGTCAATGGGTTCGGGAACAGTGTACAGGTGGTACATGCGGCTGGCCAGCCCTACGGCCAAATTAAAGGACAGACCGCTGAGCGTGACGATGCCGGTAACCTGCTGGTAGACCCCAGCACCGGAAAACTGATAATTGGCAATGACCTGGAATTTATTGGGGACCCGAACCCTGATTACCAGATTGGGGTCACCAATACGTTTAGCTTTAAGGGGATATCCCTGAACTTCCTTATCGATTACAGGCACGGTGGCGATATGTACTCCGGCACCTACAACCAATTGTATGGTAGGGGGCTCACGCAGGGAACGATTCCCGATGGCCCCAACGGGCGAAGGATAACCCTGGTTATCCCCGGGGTAATAGGCGACCCTTTGACCCAGAAAGCAGTGCTGGACGAAAACGGGAATACTATACCCAATGGCACTCAGCTTACCGTGAACGACTGGTTTTTCATTAACACGTTTGGCTCGGCAGGGGGTGATGAATTTTCGGTTTTTGATGCCTCCACCATTCGTCTCCGCGAAGTTTCCCTGGGGTATGATTTGCCCAAGTCGTTGCTGTCAAGGACCCCGTTTGGTTCCGCCAGCATTACGTTCACCGGCCGCAACCTGTGGTACAAGGCCCTTAACTTTCCCAGCGACTTGAATTTTGACCCGGAAACCAACTCGTTGGGTGCCGGTAATGTGATCGGGCTGAACCCCAACCAATCGGGAAATTCACAAGGGGTCGATTTTGGTGTGATCCCTACTACAAAGCGTTTTGGTGTTAACCTGAAATTGACATTTTAA
- a CDS encoding response regulator transcription factor → MGNKVNLSSLGKKKVAIIEDNKELRDGFDFIIKNSNKYNVIGLYDSYEEAILKISKNLPDVILMDIELPGKNGVEATALIKEKFSQVEIIVISVHDDNNLVLEAFKAGASGYLIKDFNYAELIQAIDDVLSGGSPMSGSVARLVVDQFHVNVNSPLSHREVQVLQMISRGMTYSQIAEELSISKETSKVHIRNIYKKLQVNSKSEAIALAQRERFI, encoded by the coding sequence ATGGGCAATAAAGTCAACTTGTCTTCTCTGGGCAAAAAGAAAGTGGCCATTATAGAAGACAACAAGGAGCTACGGGACGGGTTTGATTTTATTATTAAAAATTCCAATAAGTACAATGTTATAGGCCTTTACGACAGCTATGAGGAGGCCATTCTCAAAATTTCAAAAAACCTGCCCGATGTGATCCTCATGGACATAGAGCTGCCGGGCAAGAATGGGGTGGAGGCCACCGCGCTCATTAAGGAAAAATTTTCACAGGTGGAGATCATCGTGATTTCCGTTCATGACGACAATAACCTGGTCCTTGAAGCTTTCAAAGCGGGCGCCTCCGGATATTTGATAAAGGACTTTAATTATGCGGAACTCATTCAGGCGATTGATGACGTTCTCTCCGGAGGGTCGCCCATGAGCGGGAGCGTGGCCAGGCTGGTGGTGGACCAGTTCCATGTGAACGTCAATTCCCCCCTTAGCCACCGGGAAGTACAGGTGCTGCAAATGATTTCCAGGGGAATGACCTACTCACAGATTGCCGAGGAATTAAGTATTTCCAAAGAGACCTCAAAGGTCCACATCAGGAATATCTATAAGAAGCTACAGGTCAACTCAAAATCCGAGGCCATTGCCCTGGCACAAAGGGAGCGTTTCATTTAG
- a CDS encoding peptidylprolyl isomerase, with product MTITKDAVVSIHYTLRDNKGNILDSSTGKDPLRYLHGHGNLIAGMEEGLEGKASGEQVDLKIAPEKGYGEKNEKLIQKVPKSAFGDQQVDKGMQFNTQNGQVVTITEVGKEEVTVDGSHPLAGVDLNFEVEVVNIREATKEELEHGHVHGPGGHAH from the coding sequence ATGACAATCACAAAAGACGCTGTAGTATCCATTCATTATACCCTTCGCGACAATAAGGGCAATATCCTGGACTCCAGTACAGGAAAAGACCCATTGCGTTATTTACATGGCCATGGCAATTTAATTGCCGGAATGGAAGAAGGGCTGGAAGGAAAAGCAAGTGGGGAACAAGTTGACTTAAAGATTGCCCCTGAAAAGGGTTATGGTGAAAAAAATGAAAAACTCATTCAAAAAGTACCTAAATCCGCATTTGGCGACCAGCAGGTGGACAAGGGCATGCAGTTCAATACGCAAAACGGACAGGTGGTTACCATCACGGAAGTGGGAAAAGAAGAAGTGACCGTGGATGGAAGCCATCCATTGGCAGGGGTCGACCTGAATTTCGAAGTGGAGGTGGTGAACATCCGCGAGGCCACAAAGGAAGAACTGGAACACGGCCATGTGCACGGCCCTGGTGGGCATGCGCACTAG